The genomic region CTCGCGGATATAGATTTCCAATAGCGCGCGCAAGGCGGTCTGCTTGTAACGGCTGTCGTGCAATGAGGTAAACAGCTCTTCCGCGCGGTCAAACAGGCCTGCCTTGAGATAATCCTGCGCCAGTTCTGCCATGACGGCCTGCTTTTGCTGGTCCGGTAATTCTTTGCGTTCCAGCAGGCTGAGATGCAGGTGGATTGCACGGTCTACTTCACCGCGGCGGCGGAACAGGCTGCCCAAGGCAAAATGCAGTTCCATGGAGTCTGCATTGGCTTGCACCGCTTCGATGAAGGCTTCTATCGCCTTATCGTGCTGGTCGCTGATGAGGAAGTTCAAGCCTTTGAAATAGGCTGCGGGTAAAGTCGTGGATTCGGTGAGCAGCTGATTGATATCCACGCGTGCGGCCAGCCAGCCGAGCGTAAAGAAGAGGGGGAGGGCGAGCAGCCACCAGTATTCAAATTCCATGGTTGGTTTCCAGGCCTGTAATCAGCACGACAGGCATCTAACTAGAAGGATGACGTTGCAAGTCATGTGCTTGTCATTTGGTCATCTTGAGGTTCTTGATTTCTTTTTCCAGAGCAAGCAGCTTGCGGCGCTGGCTAATCAACGAGCCCAGGCAGGCAACGACGCCTGCAATGATGCCGCTGAAAAATGTCACCAGAAGCATGAGGGAAAGCGGTGCTTTCCAGGAGTAGCCCAGATAATAGGCTAGCTCGACGGGTTCCGCGTTCTTGAAGGCAAACCCGAGCAGTAGGATGAACAGCAAAACGCCAAGTACGGTATATAAGGTGCGCATGGCTCAATTTTACCCAAGCATTGCCGAAGCGTGCAGGATTTAATGTAAAAAAACGGTAGCATCATCGATGCTACCGTTTTTCCCAGCACAGCAGTCTGCGTGCTTAATTGCTGTTGCCGTCTACACGCTCACGCAATTCCTTGCCTGCCTTGAAATGAGGTACGTGTTTCTCAGGTACCTGCACTTTTTCACCAGTCTTGGGGTTGCGTCCTAGCCGCGGTGGACGGTAGTTCAGACTGAAGCTACCGAAACCACGGATTTCAATACGCTCACCAGAAGCAAGATTCTCCGTCATGGAGTCAAGAATCGTCTTGACGGAAAGTTCTGCATCCTTGACGACCAGTTGCGGAAAGCGTGCAGCCAGGTTGGCAATCAACTCCGATTTGGTCATGACGCTATGACCTTACTCGTTGTTTTTGCCGTCGAGCTTGGCCTTCAGCAATGCACCAAGATTGGTAGTGCCAGCAGATCCGGCATCATTGCTGAACTTTTGCAACGCATCAGCTTCATCGGCAATATCCTTCGCCTTGATGGAAAGAGCGATGGAACGGTTCTTGCGGTCGATATTAGTGATGCGGGCTTCGATCTCGTCACCCTCCTTGAGAACGGTAGAAATGTCGTCCACCTTGTCACGGGAAACTTCGGAAGCGCGCAGGTAGCCTTCAACCTCGTTGTCCAGCGCAATCACGGCACCCTTGGCCTCGATGGACTTGACAGTACCCTTGACGATAGCACCCTTGTCGTTCAGTGCGGTGTAAGCACTGAATGGGTCGCTATCCAGTTGCTTGACGCCCAGAGAGATGCGCTCTTTCTCAACATCAATGCTAAGCACCACTGCCTCGAGTTCATCACCCTTCTTGAAGTTGCGGATTGCTTCTTCACCAGGCTGGTTCCATGACAGGTCGGACAGATGAACCAGACCGTCGATGCCGCCAGGCAGACCGATGAATACGCCGAAGTCGGTGATGGACTTGATCTGACCGCTAACCTTGTCGCCCTTCTTGTGGGTGGCAGCAAAGTCATCCCATGGGTTGGCTTGGCATTGCTTCATGCCCAGGGAGAGGCGGCGACGGTCTTCGTCGATTTCCAGAATCATGACTTCTACTTCGTCACCCAGCTGAGCAATCTTGGCAGGATGGACGTTCTTGTTGGTCCAGTCCATTTCGGAAACGTGTACCAAACCTTCGATGCCTGGTTCGATTTCAACGAATGCACCGTAGTCGGTCAGATTGGTGACCTTGCCGAACAGGCGGGTACCGACTGGATAGCGGCGGCCCAAGGCAACCCATGGGTCATCGCCCAGTTGCTTGATGCCCAGGGAAACGCGGTTTTTCTCTTGATCGAACTTGAGGATTTTGGCTTCGACTTCTTCACCAACGGTCAATACTTCCGATGGGTGCTTGACGCGGCGCCATGCGAGGTCGGTGATGTGCAGCAAGCCGTCGATACCACCCAGGTCGACGAACGCACCGTAGTCGGTAATATTCTTGACGATGCCCTTGACCACTGCACCTTCTTTCAATGACTCCAGCAGGGCTTCGCGGTCGGCGCCCATGGTTTCTTCCAGTACAGCGCGGCGTGAAACCACAACATTATTGCGCTTGCGATCCAGCTTGATGACCTTGAAATCCCATTCCTTGTTTTCGAAAGGCGTGGTGTCCTTCACAGGGCGCAGGTCAACCAGTGAGCCTGGCAGGAATGCACGAATGCTGTTGACCATGACGGTCAGGCCACCCTTGACACGACCATTGACCATGCCCTTGATGATACGGGATTCGTTCATCGCTTCTTCGAGTTCTTGCCATGCCGCGAGGCGCTTGGCCTTTTCGCGGGAAAGTTTGGTGGAACCATAACCATCTTCCAGGGATTCGATGCAGACTTTAACGAAATCGCCTACATTCACTTCGAGTTCGCCACGATCATTGCGGAACTCCGAAGCGGGAATCACGCTTTCGGACTTCAGGCCAGCGTTGACAATGACAAAGTCGTCATCGATGGAGACAACTTCAGCGGTGATCACTTCACCGGAGCGCATTTCCTGGCGAGCCAGGCTTTCCTCGAACAGGGCTGCGAAGCTTTCCATGGAGGAGGTTGTGGTTGAAAGGTTAGTCATTAAAAAAATATCCAGATAATCCCGCCGTGCAGCGGGTCAAATTAAAAAAAACCATGAACCGGTGAGATTCACGGCACTCATACTGAAAGCTTATTTTCCAGCGTCAGCTCGGCTATAATCCAGAATAGCCTCGACTGCCTGGTCTATGCTGAGGTCGCTGGTTTCCAGCAACCTCGCGCTCTCGCTTTTTTGCAGCGGCGCAACGGCTCTTTGGCTGTCCCTTGCATCGCGGGTTTGCAAATCCTGCAAGATTTCCGCGAGATTAGCATGGATTCCTTTTTCTATCAACTGTTTATAACGCCTCTCAGCCCTGACTTCCGCGCTGGCAGTAAGAAATATCTTGGTTTGTGCATCAGGGAAGACGACCGTGGCCATATCCCGGCCATCTGCAACCAGGCCTGGTGCCTTGCGGAAACTCTGTTGCAGATTGAGGAGTGCGCGGCGCAGGGCAGGATGAACAGCAACTTCTGATGCACCACGACTGATTTCTTCAGTACGTACAGCCTCGGTGATGATTTCGCCATCCAGGTAGATTTCATCGTCCAAAAAGCAGATATCCAACTCTTGCGCCAACTTTGCCAGCGCGGCTTCATCCTGCCAGCTGATGCCGCGCCTGAGTGCTGCCAGCGCGGCGATGCGATAGATGGCGCCCGAGTCCAGGTAGTGGTAGCCCAAGGCCTTTGCTACGCGCTGGGCCACGGTCCCCTTGCCGGAGGCGGAGGGGCCATCGATGGCGATGACGGGTACGGCAGAGGTTTGCATGTCAGTCATTGGCAGTGCGGAGATAATCGGTTTTACGCATGAACCAGCGCGGAAAATCGCTCGAAATAGTCAGGGAAGGTCTTGGCAACGCAGTTCGGGTCATTGATCACGATGGGGACGCCGCCGAGTGCAACCAGCGAGAAACACATCGCCATGCGGTGATCGTCGTAGGTGTCGATACAGGCGTTGGGCGTCAGTGCGTCTGGGGGCGTAATCCGGAGGTAGTCGTTGCCTTCCTCCACAACAGCCCCGACCTTGCGCAGCTCTGTTGCCATGGCGGCCAGGCGGTCGGTTTCCTTGACGCGCCAGCTCGCGATATTGCGCAAGGTGCTTGTGCCGTCGGCAAACAAGGCCAGGATCGCCAGCGTCATGGCGGCATCCGGGATGTGGTTGCAATCCATATCCAGCGCCTTGAGTTTGCCTGGCGTCGAGTGGACCTTGATCCAGTGGTCACCGGTATTGACGTCGGCCCCCATCCGTTCAAGGGCCTCGACAAAGCGCACATCACCTTGAATGCTGTTGCGGCCTACGCCTTCTACCGTGACCGGGCCCTGCCCGATCGCTCCTGCTGCAAGAAAGTATGAGGCAGAGGAGGCGTCTCCCTCGACATGGACAATGCCGGGGCTTTTGTAGCGGCTGCCGGCAGGAATGGTGAACGTGCGCCAGTGCTCGCGCAGCACTTCGATGCCGAATTGACGCATGAGGTTGAGCGTGATGTCGATGTAGGGTTTCGAGATCAATTCGCCGATGACTTCGATTCGCGCTTCCTCGCCCGTGAGAGGCAAAGCCATCAGCAAGGCGGTCAGGAATTGGCTGGAGACATCGCCGCGTACCCGCAATGCCTCGCTGGTATTCAGTGTCGCAGGGCGGATATGCAAGGGAGGAAAGCCTGGGTTCTGCAGATATTCAATGGCGGCGCCAGCTGCATTCAGCGTATCCACCAGGTCGCCAATCGGTCGTTCGTGCATGCGGGCGATGCCGGATAGTTCATAGTTACCGTGCGACAAGGCCAGCGCCGCAGTCAATGGCCGAAAAGCGGTGCCGGCATTGCCAAGAAACAACGCGGCCTGTTTGACCGGGAATTCCCCGCATGTGCCATGAACCTGCCATTGATGGAGACCGGTCTGCTCCAGCTTGACGCCTAGTATGCGCAGGGCGTCGAGCATGCGTTGCGTATCGTCCGATGCCAGAAGCTCATGAATTTCGGTATCGCCCTGTGCCAGCGCTGCAAGCAACAGGGTGCGGTTGGAAATGCTCTTCGATCCAGGCAGCTTGACGGTGCCATAGGCATGGCGTACGGCCGGTAGGGTGAGGCTTTCCATACCTAGTTACCCCCTTGCGCTGATTGGGTGCGCTCGGCCCATGCATTGCGGGCGTGGCTGGCACGTTCGAAGATGGCTTGCAGGCTGGCAGCGTTGCCTTGTTCCAGAGTTTGGCGCAGGCGAGCAAGGCTGGCTTGGTAGTGATCCAGCTCTTGCAGCAGGGCGGTGCGGTTGGCCAGGCTGATGTCGCGCCACATTTCCGGGGAGCTGCCTGCGATGCGGGTGAAGTCGCGGAAGCCGCTCGCTGCAAACTCGAAGAACTGGTCTGCGTCGGGGCGTGCCGCCAATTCGTCTACCAGGGCAAATGCCAGCAGGTGAGGCAAGTGGCTGACGGCGGCAAACACCGTGTCATGCTCGGCCGGGCTCATTTGCCGCACAATGGCGCCAGTGCTCAGCCAGAGTTCATGAATTGCCTGGATTGCGGCTGGGTCGGTGTGCGCGCAGGGTGTGAGAATGACCTTTTTGTTCTGATAAAGCGTGGCTTGCGCGGCAGATGGACCGCTTTTTTCTGCCCCTGCAATCGGGTGACCTGGCACGAAGCGCGAGGCAGCCTCGCCGAGGATGCGGTGGGCCTGTTCGACAATCTCGGCCTTGGTGCTGCCTGCATCGGTGACGATGGTATTTTCTTCCAGATGCGGTGCAATACGCTCGAGGATGGAGGCAATCTGGGCCACGGGGGTCGCGATCATGACCACGTCCACGTCCTTTAGCGCCGTGACCGGGTCGCTGGCAGCTTCATCAATGATGCCAAGCGCTAAGGCTTCCTGCAAGCTGTCACCTGTGCGTCCAATGCCGGTGACATGCCAGTCTTTGTTGGCTGCCTTGAGCGCGAGTGCAAGTGAGCCACCGATCAGGCCTACGCCAAAAACAAGCAGTTTTTTCAAGGTGCGAACAGTGCGAGGTGAATGAAAACGGCAATTGTATCATGCCAGCGGTGATTGGCTGGACGGAGAAAGGCAACCGGGGCGTTCCTTGTCAAGGCAGACGAAGCAAAAACGCCGGTTGCTGGAGATAGCAAGGAGTAATGGCTAAGACTGGCCAGCGGAAAAATGGTTCACAGGCAGCAGGGCTATTTTGGCTGTGCGTATCGCTCGGTGTGAATGGGGCGCCATTCGCCGTCAATTAACCCTTCCTGGGGCAGAAAATTTTGCTTATAGGCCATCTTGCGGCTTTCCTTGATCCAGTAGCCGAGATAAAGGTAAGGCAGGTTGAGGCTGCCGCACCAGTCAAGCAGCCACAGGATATTGTAAGTGCCATAACTGGCATGTTTGTCGGCAGTGTCATAAAAGGTATAAACGGCGGAAATGCCATCGCGCACGATGTCCACCACGCTGACCATTTTGAGTACGCCGTTCTCGCGGAATTCCACCATCAGGCTTTCCACATTGCTTTGCACCAGGAAGTTACGGTATTGCTCTACGGTTTCCGGATCCTCCGAGCTGCCTTCATGCCGGGCAGCCTGGTAAGCGGAATACAGGGCAAAGTGCTC from Methylobacillus flagellatus KT harbors:
- a CDS encoding LapA family protein, which codes for MRTLYTVLGVLLFILLLGFAFKNAEPVELAYYLGYSWKAPLSLMLLVTFFSGIIAGVVACLGSLISQRRKLLALEKEIKNLKMTK
- a CDS encoding integration host factor subunit beta, producing the protein MTKSELIANLAARFPQLVVKDAELSVKTILDSMTENLASGERIEIRGFGSFSLNYRPPRLGRNPKTGEKVQVPEKHVPHFKAGKELRERVDGNSN
- the rpsA gene encoding 30S ribosomal protein S1 — protein: MTNLSTTTSSMESFAALFEESLARQEMRSGEVITAEVVSIDDDFVIVNAGLKSESVIPASEFRNDRGELEVNVGDFVKVCIESLEDGYGSTKLSREKAKRLAAWQELEEAMNESRIIKGMVNGRVKGGLTVMVNSIRAFLPGSLVDLRPVKDTTPFENKEWDFKVIKLDRKRNNVVVSRRAVLEETMGADREALLESLKEGAVVKGIVKNITDYGAFVDLGGIDGLLHITDLAWRRVKHPSEVLTVGEEVEAKILKFDQEKNRVSLGIKQLGDDPWVALGRRYPVGTRLFGKVTNLTDYGAFVEIEPGIEGLVHVSEMDWTNKNVHPAKIAQLGDEVEVMILEIDEDRRRLSLGMKQCQANPWDDFAATHKKGDKVSGQIKSITDFGVFIGLPGGIDGLVHLSDLSWNQPGEEAIRNFKKGDELEAVVLSIDVEKERISLGVKQLDSDPFSAYTALNDKGAIVKGTVKSIEAKGAVIALDNEVEGYLRASEVSRDKVDDISTVLKEGDEIEARITNIDRKNRSIALSIKAKDIADEADALQKFSNDAGSAGTTNLGALLKAKLDGKNNE
- the cmk gene encoding (d)CMP kinase — protein: MTDMQTSAVPVIAIDGPSASGKGTVAQRVAKALGYHYLDSGAIYRIAALAALRRGISWQDEAALAKLAQELDICFLDDEIYLDGEIITEAVRTEEISRGASEVAVHPALRRALLNLQQSFRKAPGLVADGRDMATVVFPDAQTKIFLTASAEVRAERRYKQLIEKGIHANLAEILQDLQTRDARDSQRAVAPLQKSESARLLETSDLSIDQAVEAILDYSRADAGK
- the aroA gene encoding 3-phosphoshikimate 1-carboxyvinyltransferase, coding for MESLTLPAVRHAYGTVKLPGSKSISNRTLLLAALAQGDTEIHELLASDDTQRMLDALRILGVKLEQTGLHQWQVHGTCGEFPVKQAALFLGNAGTAFRPLTAALALSHGNYELSGIARMHERPIGDLVDTLNAAGAAIEYLQNPGFPPLHIRPATLNTSEALRVRGDVSSQFLTALLMALPLTGEEARIEVIGELISKPYIDITLNLMRQFGIEVLREHWRTFTIPAGSRYKSPGIVHVEGDASSASYFLAAGAIGQGPVTVEGVGRNSIQGDVRFVEALERMGADVNTGDHWIKVHSTPGKLKALDMDCNHIPDAAMTLAILALFADGTSTLRNIASWRVKETDRLAAMATELRKVGAVVEEGNDYLRITPPDALTPNACIDTYDDHRMAMCFSLVALGGVPIVINDPNCVAKTFPDYFERFSALVHA
- a CDS encoding prephenate dehydrogenase, which encodes MKKLLVFGVGLIGGSLALALKAANKDWHVTGIGRTGDSLQEALALGIIDEAASDPVTALKDVDVVMIATPVAQIASILERIAPHLEENTIVTDAGSTKAEIVEQAHRILGEAASRFVPGHPIAGAEKSGPSAAQATLYQNKKVILTPCAHTDPAAIQAIHELWLSTGAIVRQMSPAEHDTVFAAVSHLPHLLAFALVDELAARPDADQFFEFAASGFRDFTRIAGSSPEMWRDISLANRTALLQELDHYQASLARLRQTLEQGNAASLQAIFERASHARNAWAERTQSAQGGN
- a CDS encoding arginyltransferase, which translates into the protein MTLPGEQHLHKIQFYATTAYSCGYLADKPAQSLIATPHHLIDAHAYSGLIQLGFRRSGKFAYRPHCETCHACIPVRLPVAEFQPSRSQRRAWKQHRNLSVALIELAFSEEHFALYSAYQAARHEGSSEDPETVEQYRNFLVQSNVESLMVEFRENGVLKMVSVVDIVRDGISAVYTFYDTADKHASYGTYNILWLLDWCGSLNLPYLYLGYWIKESRKMAYKQNFLPQEGLIDGEWRPIHTERYAQPK